From one Cyanobacterium stanieri PCC 7202 genomic stretch:
- a CDS encoding phosphate ABC transporter, inner membrane subunit PstC (PFAM: Binding-protein-dependent transport system inner membrane component~TIGRFAM: phosphate ABC transporter, permease protein PstC; phosphate ABC transporter, permease protein PstA~COGs: COG0573 ABC-type phosphate transport system permease component~InterPro IPR011864:IPR005672:IPR000515~KEGG: syf:Synpcc7942_2443 phosphate ABC transporter permease~PFAM: binding-protein-dependent transport systems inner membrane component~SPTR: ABC-type phosphate transport system permease protein;~TIGRFAM: phosphate ABC transporter, inner membrane subunit PstC; phosphate ABC transporter, inner membrane subunit PstA) — translation MIKKISYFSGFIGANFGSLLLEFLITILGFVPIFITLGISLIFVNQTWQFFGEVSVVDFLTSTEWTPNFTNPQFGIIVLLSGTFLITLIALLVAIPLGLLAAIYLSEYAPKNVKRFFKIALESLGGIPGVVYGYFALLFLTPLLRSSIFPSMGGFNALSAGICVGILIIPIISSLTEDALTAISDDLRNSAYALGMTKLEMIYKVLLPLAYPAILSSFTLATSVALGETMIVAIASGQRPNLTLNPLEPIETITSFIIKISLGSVQFDSLLFKTIFTLGFILFVVTFTLNSISYWLQNKAEKQLFSFTKSVSKIAQKESIQSFLTSENTTLTYSSKNETKSPLFNLDLKKPIAKNRLWCDRTFTILAFLGASFGVIFITILLWNLSQTGLEKINWSFLTSFASRRAQDSGILSALVGSLWLFVLTLIMVIPLGVGSAIYLEEYRKNKRIDSILEISIANLAAIPSILYGLLGLEIFVRWMSPITGGTTILSGAMVLTVMSLPTLIIASRSAIKTSSKRLRHGGYALGMTKQEVLQKLILPSALPGILTGVLLSQARALAETAALIGVGVAASVRFLPPLSWEGLQSRYTTLPVQIFNWLQNPNQEVQQLAAAATIVLVVILIILNLFSVLIREYFSNLQRN, via the coding sequence ATGATTAAGAAAATAAGTTATTTTAGTGGTTTTATTGGGGCTAATTTTGGGAGTCTACTTTTAGAGTTTTTAATCACTATTCTTGGTTTTGTTCCTATTTTTATTACCTTGGGAATTTCCTTGATTTTTGTCAATCAAACTTGGCAATTTTTTGGGGAGGTTTCAGTGGTTGATTTTTTAACCAGTACGGAATGGACTCCTAATTTTACTAATCCTCAATTCGGGATTATTGTATTGTTATCAGGAACTTTTTTGATAACATTAATTGCGTTATTAGTAGCGATTCCTTTGGGGCTTTTGGCGGCTATTTATTTGTCAGAATATGCTCCTAAAAATGTCAAAAGATTTTTCAAAATAGCTCTGGAATCTTTGGGGGGTATTCCGGGGGTTGTGTATGGTTATTTTGCGTTGCTTTTTCTCACTCCTTTGTTACGAAGTAGTATTTTTCCTTCTATGGGTGGTTTTAATGCTCTAAGTGCGGGGATATGTGTGGGTATCTTAATCATTCCCATTATTTCTTCTTTGACGGAGGATGCTTTGACGGCGATTTCTGATGATTTACGCAATTCTGCCTACGCCCTTGGTATGACTAAGTTGGAAATGATTTATAAGGTGTTGTTACCTTTGGCTTATCCTGCGATTTTGTCTTCTTTTACTTTGGCGACTTCTGTAGCATTGGGGGAGACAATGATAGTGGCGATCGCCTCTGGACAAAGACCAAATTTAACATTAAATCCTTTAGAACCCATTGAAACGATTACCTCATTTATTATCAAAATAAGTTTAGGTTCGGTTCAATTTGACTCTTTATTATTTAAGACAATTTTTACTTTGGGATTTATCCTCTTTGTGGTAACATTTACCCTAAATAGTATTAGTTATTGGTTACAAAATAAAGCAGAAAAACAACTATTTTCTTTTACCAAAAGCGTTTCTAAAATTGCACAAAAAGAATCTATCCAATCATTTCTAACTTCAGAAAATACGACTCTAACTTATAGTAGTAAAAATGAAACAAAATCACCTCTTTTTAACCTTGACTTAAAAAAACCCATTGCCAAAAATAGATTATGGTGCGATCGCACCTTTACCATTCTTGCTTTTCTCGGTGCTAGTTTTGGTGTCATCTTCATCACCATCCTACTTTGGAATCTATCCCAAACAGGATTAGAAAAAATCAACTGGTCATTTTTAACCAGCTTCGCCTCCCGCCGTGCCCAAGACTCTGGGATACTCTCCGCCTTGGTGGGCAGTTTATGGCTATTTGTGCTTACCCTAATCATGGTAATTCCCCTAGGAGTTGGCAGTGCCATTTACCTCGAAGAATATCGGAAAAACAAGCGTATTGATAGCATTCTCGAAATCAGTATTGCCAACCTCGCCGCCATCCCCTCCATCCTTTACGGATTATTAGGTTTAGAAATTTTTGTCCGCTGGATGAGCCCCATTACAGGAGGCACTACCATTCTCTCAGGTGCCATGGTATTAACCGTCATGAGTTTACCCACCCTGATAATTGCCAGTCGTAGCGCCATCAAAACCAGTAGTAAACGTTTGCGCCATGGCGGTTATGCCCTAGGCATGACAAAACAGGAAGTCTTGCAAAAACTGATTCTCCCCTCCGCTTTGCCCGGTATTTTAACAGGAGTGCTACTTTCCCAAGCCAGAGCATTAGCCGAAACCGCCGCCTTGATTGGGGTAGGAGTTGCCGCTTCCGTGCGTTTTTTGCCTCCCCTTTCATGGGAAGGATTACAAAGTAGATATACCACCTTGCCCGTGCAGATTTTTAATTGGTTACAAAACCCTAATCAAGAAGTGCAACAACTGGCCGCCGCCGCCACCATTGTTTTAGTGGTAATTTTGATTATTTTGAATTTATTTTCTGTGTTAATTCGGGAATATTTTTCTAATTTACAACGTAATTAA
- a CDS encoding MscS Mechanosensitive ion channel (PFAM: Mechanosensitive ion channel~COGs: COG0668 Small-conductance mechanosensitive channel~InterPro IPR006686:IPR006685~KEGG: cyt:cce_1483 hypothetical protein~PFAM: MscS Mechanosensitive ion channel~SPTR: Putative uncharacterized protein): MTDIIDTIQDSINELIGSAVKIVPALISALIILALTRYGAEFTQKIAQKVSEKTIKSTSLELLFLKATYILTWIVGIVIASIVAFPGLRLGDIIATLGLGSVAIGFAFQDIFKNFLAGILILLEEPFVIYDQIQVNDYEGTVENINIRTTEIKTYQGEKVLIPNSTVFTSAIKVRTAFAYRRTDLMVGVDYNTSLPQAKATLERIITTIDGVVTIPPAEVDLVEFNDSSIDLVVRYWTTPRQADVRRIQTQAITAIKQAFDNQDIVIPYPIRTVYHFNQEKFNDYLPPTPEVGNN; the protein is encoded by the coding sequence ATGACTGATATTATTGACACTATACAAGATAGTATTAACGAGCTAATTGGTAGCGCCGTAAAAATTGTACCCGCCCTGATCAGTGCTTTAATAATCCTTGCCCTGACCAGATACGGAGCCGAATTTACCCAGAAAATAGCTCAAAAAGTAAGTGAAAAAACCATTAAAAGCACTTCCCTAGAGCTACTTTTTCTTAAAGCAACTTATATTCTCACTTGGATTGTCGGCATTGTCATCGCCTCCATAGTTGCTTTTCCCGGACTTCGTTTAGGGGATATTATTGCCACCCTCGGACTTGGTTCGGTTGCCATTGGGTTTGCATTTCAAGACATATTTAAAAATTTCTTGGCAGGGATTTTAATATTGTTAGAAGAACCTTTCGTAATTTATGACCAAATCCAAGTCAATGATTATGAAGGTACCGTAGAAAATATCAATATTCGCACCACAGAAATAAAAACCTATCAAGGAGAAAAAGTTTTAATTCCCAATTCCACCGTATTCACCAGTGCCATAAAAGTCAGAACTGCTTTTGCTTATAGACGTACTGACTTGATGGTAGGGGTAGATTACAATACCTCCTTACCTCAAGCAAAAGCTACTTTAGAGCGGATAATTACAACCATTGACGGAGTAGTTACCATTCCCCCCGCAGAAGTAGATTTAGTGGAATTTAACGATAGTTCCATCGACTTGGTAGTCAGATATTGGACTACCCCTCGACAGGCAGATGTTCGTCGCATTCAAACTCAAGCCATTACCGCTATCAAACAGGCATTTGACAATCAAGACATTGTCATCCCCTATCCCATTCGTACTGTTTATCATTTCAACCAAGAAAAATTTAATGACTACCTACCCCCTACCCCAGAAGTAGGTAATAATTAA
- a CDS encoding response regulator receiver protein (PFAM: Response regulator receiver domain~COGs: COG3706 Response regulator containing a CheY-like receiver domain and a GGDEF domain~InterPro IPR001789:IPR000669~KEGG: cyh:Cyan8802_4057 response regulator receiver protein~PFAM: response regulator receiver~SMART: response regulator receiver~SPTR: Response regulator receiver protein) yields the protein MTLRQTLESSNEKKFTGRIDIIENNGNGKTWRLYLCLGRIVWADGGYHPYRSWQRLINKYCPDLDKNLIDLHTAKDYECWNYQIIVNLLQRFLITKDQALAIVKDRIIEILFDILYAENNHPLFFDLIITEDSFSEESGLKTSLYLFHFYELLEEAEQWWLSWQKEKLIPWSPNQAPIIKNPVILKENFNTPTYNKLVSIFNGKSTLKEVADKLKLDVLKVTIWLKPYFARGIIELINVTDNPLKVTLIGVSNNKNYKITKSSQSTRQKLIICVDDSIQIAEIMKHIVTKSGYQFMSIQNPLKALPEIITHKPDLIFLDLMMPIINGYEICSQVRRVSQLKHTPIVILTSNDGMVDRVRSKLVGASGFLGKPVNEEKVLQKIEGLLSHHH from the coding sequence ATGACCCTAAGACAAACCCTTGAATCTTCCAACGAAAAGAAGTTTACAGGTAGGATTGACATTATCGAAAATAACGGCAATGGAAAAACTTGGCGACTATATCTATGTCTTGGCAGAATTGTTTGGGCTGATGGGGGTTATCATCCCTATCGCTCATGGCAAAGATTAATTAATAAATATTGTCCTGACTTAGACAAAAATTTGATTGATCTACACACAGCAAAAGATTATGAATGTTGGAATTATCAAATTATTGTTAATTTATTACAACGTTTTTTAATCACTAAAGATCAAGCATTAGCCATAGTTAAAGATAGAATTATAGAAATATTATTTGATATTCTTTATGCTGAAAATAATCATCCTTTATTTTTTGATTTAATTATTACTGAAGATAGTTTTTCAGAAGAATCAGGATTAAAAACATCTCTCTATTTATTTCATTTTTACGAACTGTTAGAAGAAGCCGAACAATGGTGGCTATCTTGGCAAAAAGAAAAACTTATTCCTTGGTCTCCAAATCAAGCCCCCATTATCAAAAATCCTGTTATTTTAAAAGAAAATTTTAATACTCCTACCTACAACAAATTAGTTTCTATTTTTAATGGTAAATCAACCCTCAAGGAAGTAGCAGATAAGCTAAAACTAGATGTTCTCAAAGTAACTATCTGGCTCAAACCTTATTTTGCTCGGGGAATTATTGAGTTAATAAATGTCACGGATAACCCTCTCAAAGTAACTTTAATTGGGGTTAGTAATAACAAAAATTATAAAATTACTAAATCCAGCCAATCCACCCGACAAAAGTTGATTATTTGTGTGGATGATAGTATTCAAATTGCGGAAATTATGAAACATATTGTGACCAAATCGGGGTATCAATTTATGTCAATTCAAAATCCCCTCAAGGCTTTACCTGAAATTATCACCCATAAGCCTGATTTAATTTTTTTAGATTTGATGATGCCGATTATTAATGGTTATGAAATCTGTTCCCAAGTTCGTCGAGTATCACAATTAAAACATACTCCCATTGTGATTTTGACCAGTAATGATGGTATGGTGGATCGAGTCAGGAGTAAGTTGGTGGGGGCTTCAGGATTTTTAGGGAAGCCCGTCAATGAAGAAAAGGTATTGCAAAAAATAGAAGGTTTATTGTCCCATCATCATTAA
- a CDS encoding hypothetical protein (KEGG: cyn:Cyan7425_2961 methyl-accepting chemotaxis sensory transducer~SPTR: Methyl-accepting chemotaxis sensory transducer), whose protein sequence is MPTRLKIAEKKNTLADLSLDNYRVNIDVSTTLVENHLLANPTLSGFFVVEDRQIIGVVSRQKFFEIMSKEYARDIYTKRPIKLFVKNNNYQSLKIDVYTEINDAVQKALARPPKYIYSPIVVTEDDQEIGMLELSSLILAQAQMFSTINEKLISQERDLRRYARKIEKEKEKVKEYSEQLEEQQINLQTSNKLLKTQTERLEEQKEELSKQSREIHLLNKSFADLGSLLSRKGKNTFNSLAKSIDSIIHFTGEVNQVCDSFREKFKGIDRSTFLIERISKKVDNLSQQVSIVSANLPSDNSRSSSFKVIADEIASLGTQISEANTTINSMAQQLKPEIKFLLKISEKNKTVVKNLERDAQGTQSALNDLTKLIGQGKND, encoded by the coding sequence GCTGACCTTTCACTAGATAACTATAGAGTTAACATAGATGTTTCAACTACTTTGGTAGAAAATCATCTCTTAGCAAATCCGACTCTATCAGGATTTTTTGTGGTGGAAGATAGACAAATTATTGGGGTTGTTTCTCGGCAAAAATTCTTTGAAATTATGAGTAAAGAATATGCCAGAGATATATATACTAAACGACCAATTAAACTATTTGTTAAAAATAACAATTATCAGTCGTTAAAAATTGATGTTTATACAGAAATAAATGACGCAGTTCAAAAAGCCTTAGCTCGTCCTCCCAAATATATTTATAGTCCTATTGTGGTCACAGAAGATGATCAAGAAATAGGAATGTTGGAGTTAAGTTCTTTGATTTTGGCTCAAGCTCAAATGTTTTCTACTATTAATGAAAAATTAATTAGCCAAGAAAGAGATTTGAGACGTTACGCTCGAAAAATAGAAAAAGAAAAAGAGAAAGTTAAGGAATATTCTGAACAGTTAGAGGAACAACAGATTAATTTACAAACCAGTAATAAGTTGTTGAAAACTCAAACGGAAAGACTAGAAGAACAAAAAGAAGAATTATCGAAACAAAGTCGTGAAATTCATCTTTTGAATAAAAGTTTTGCTGATTTAGGTTCTTTACTTTCTAGGAAGGGGAAAAATACATTTAATTCTTTGGCAAAAAGTATTGATTCTATTATTCATTTTACGGGGGAAGTTAATCAAGTTTGTGATAGTTTTAGGGAAAAATTTAAAGGTATTGATCGTAGTACATTTTTAATTGAAAGAATTAGTAAAAAAGTAGATAATTTATCGCAACAAGTTTCTATTGTTTCGGCAAATTTACCCTCTGATAATAGTCGCAGTAGTTCTTTTAAGGTAATTGCAGATGAGATTGCAAGTTTAGGAACTCAAATTAGTGAGGCGAATACCACTATTAATAGTATGGCACAACAATTAAAGCCTGAAATTAAATTTTTATTGAAAATTTCTGAAAAAAATAAGACTGTGGTTAAAAATTTAGAACGAGATGCCCAAGGTACTCAGTCGGCTTTGAATGATTTAACTAAATTAATTGGTCAGGGGAAGAATGATTAA
- a CDS encoding L-alanine dehydrogenase (PFAM: Alanine dehydrogenase/PNT, C-terminal domain; Alanine dehydrogenase/PNT, N-terminal domain~TIGRFAM: alanine dehydrogenase~COGs: COG0686 Alanine dehydrogenase~InterPro IPR008141:IPR008143:IPR007886:IPR007698~KEGG: cyc:PCC7424_4283 alanine dehydrogenase~PFAM: alanine dehydrogenase/PNT domain protein~PRIAM: Alanine dehydrogenase~SPTR: Alanine dehydrogenase;~TIGRFAM: alanine dehydrogenase), with protein MKIGTPKEIKDQEFRVGLTPASVRALSEQNHQVFVENDAGLASGFTNEDYEVAGATITDAQTAWNQELVVKVKEPLPQEYPYIQQGQILFTYLHLAADRTLTESLIKSGVTAIAYETVQLPDGRLPLLTPMSVIAGRLSVQIGARYLEKQQGGKGILLGGMPGVAQGNVVILGGGIVGTEAAKIAVGMGAKVTILDVNIDRLAYLENIFGSRVELLYSTSQTIAKSVVNADLLIGAVLITGKKAPILVPRALVKKMSPGSVIFDVAVDQGGCIETLHTTSHSQPSYVEEGVVHLGIPNLPGAVPRTSTQALNNNTLPYVMKLANQGIGALKQDPTLAQGLNVHYYRLVHPAVQQVYPDLPRQI; from the coding sequence ATGAAGATAGGTACCCCCAAAGAAATTAAGGATCAAGAATTTCGTGTGGGTTTGACCCCTGCGAGTGTAAGGGCGTTATCGGAACAAAATCACCAAGTTTTTGTGGAAAATGATGCTGGGTTGGCTTCGGGATTCACCAATGAGGATTATGAAGTGGCGGGGGCGACTATCACTGATGCACAAACGGCTTGGAATCAAGAATTAGTGGTCAAGGTAAAGGAGCCTTTGCCCCAAGAGTATCCATATATTCAGCAGGGACAGATTTTATTTACTTATCTTCATTTGGCAGCCGATCGCACTTTAACCGAATCTTTAATCAAAAGTGGGGTAACGGCGATCGCCTATGAAACGGTACAATTACCCGATGGTAGATTACCCCTACTCACCCCCATGAGCGTGATTGCTGGACGTTTATCAGTGCAAATTGGGGCGCGATACCTTGAAAAACAACAGGGGGGCAAAGGAATATTATTAGGAGGTATGCCGGGGGTTGCCCAAGGAAATGTCGTCATCCTCGGAGGTGGTATCGTTGGCACAGAGGCAGCAAAAATAGCCGTAGGTATGGGAGCTAAAGTAACCATTTTAGACGTGAATATCGACCGCCTAGCCTACTTAGAAAACATTTTCGGTTCACGGGTGGAGTTACTTTATAGCACCTCCCAAACCATTGCCAAAAGTGTAGTTAATGCCGATTTATTGATTGGTGCGGTATTAATTACGGGAAAAAAAGCACCCATCCTCGTACCTAGAGCATTGGTCAAAAAAATGTCTCCCGGTTCGGTTATTTTTGATGTGGCAGTGGATCAAGGGGGCTGCATCGAAACCCTGCATACCACCTCCCATAGTCAACCTAGCTATGTGGAGGAGGGAGTTGTTCATCTCGGTATTCCCAATTTACCGGGTGCAGTACCTCGTACCTCTACCCAAGCCCTCAACAATAACACTTTACCCTATGTCATGAAACTGGCAAATCAAGGTATCGGAGCCTTAAAACAAGATCCTACCCTAGCTCAAGGTTTAAACGTTCATTATTATCGTCTAGTACATCCTGCCGTCCAACAAGTATATCCCGATTTACCCCGACAAATTTAA
- a CDS encoding phosphate ABC transporter ATP-binding protein, PhoT family (PFAM: ABC transporter~TIGRFAM: phosphate ABC transporter, ATP-binding protein~COGs: COG1117 ABC-type phosphate transport system ATPase component~InterPro IPR003593:IPR003439:IPR017871~KEGG: ana:all4572 ATP-binding protein of phosphate ABC transporter~PFAM: ABC transporter related~SMART: AAA ATPase~SPTR: Phosphate import ATP-binding protein pstB 3), whose translation MDNSPPIITVQNLSVFHEQNPLLVGINLEIEANKVTGVIGRSGCGKSMLLRCFNRLNDLIEGINVKGKVYFHNQNIYSNQIQPIQVRRNIGMVFQRPTPFPTSIYENIAMGLKVNGYGQNLDAMVEDALKRVGLWQEVKNNLRKNAMLLSGGQKQRLCIARAIALQPEVILLDEPCSALDPISTVEIENLIYDLKKDYTIIMSAHDLKQIARVCDEVIYLDVKEDTSGQRVGFLVEQNSVEKIFLSPDQVQTLNYTRGVVLQNDI comes from the coding sequence ATGGACAATTCACCACCTATCATTACAGTACAAAATTTATCAGTTTTTCATGAACAAAATCCTCTTTTAGTAGGAATCAATTTGGAGATTGAAGCCAATAAAGTTACGGGAGTTATTGGACGTTCTGGCTGTGGAAAAAGTATGTTATTAAGATGTTTTAATCGTCTCAATGATTTGATCGAGGGAATAAATGTCAAAGGTAAAGTTTACTTTCATAATCAAAATATTTATTCTAATCAAATTCAACCCATCCAAGTACGCCGTAACATCGGCATGGTATTTCAACGCCCTACCCCTTTTCCCACCTCCATCTACGAAAATATTGCCATGGGGTTAAAAGTCAATGGTTATGGTCAAAATCTTGATGCCATGGTGGAAGATGCCCTCAAGCGAGTAGGTTTATGGCAAGAAGTAAAAAACAATCTGCGTAAAAATGCCATGTTGTTATCGGGAGGACAAAAACAGCGATTATGTATTGCAAGGGCGATCGCCCTTCAACCAGAAGTGATATTATTAGATGAACCATGTTCGGCGCTAGACCCCATTTCCACCGTAGAAATCGAAAACCTGATCTACGACCTCAAAAAAGACTATACCATCATCATGAGCGCCCATGACCTCAAACAAATTGCCAGAGTATGTGATGAAGTAATTTATCTTGACGTAAAAGAAGATACATCAGGGCAAAGAGTCGGTTTCCTTGTGGAACAAAACTCCGTGGAAAAAATCTTCCTTAGCCCAGATCAAGTACAAACCCTCAATTATACCCGTGGTGTTGTTCTTCAAAATGATATTTAA